From the Cryptomeria japonica chromosome 2, Sugi_1.0, whole genome shotgun sequence genome, one window contains:
- the LOC131051581 gene encoding serine/threonine-protein kinase-like protein At3g51990, with translation MGYLSCKADSAVITCDSYKKEKPLKVQQFSYKELENATGGFAVKSLLGKGSHGCVYKGVLRDGSVVAIKKPSVGLRILQDDTAVENEIEILSKLHSPRLVNLLGFSHDTKEKILVVEFMSNGTLHDILHCNPEPPSWARRVHLAVQTAKAILTLHSANPPVIHRDIKASNVLIDGNWNARLGDFGLALRGNVEDIKLNSTPPAGTIGYLDPGYVTPGNLSTKNDVFSFGILLLEIISGRNAIDVQYSPPAIVDWAMPLIRQNNILALYDPRLSPPKNLESVKQMAFIAARCIRSTKERRPSMKEVVEGLKVVSKSIPLHIWDGLSRRKRKPSVRHEKGHLIQGNDKPYMTIEMKPSVSQIPKPVKSLVRASSRSRVSDEEANLDVGKEFQKSSSVLRRGSGRNLVDLFSETVETSESKPIDWQALAKVRNPSLRVPNGGVTLRQAMLINRSPASPVIRSGTLPVFGDNHKDTLSQAVRIPSVGRVRKPTVCIDPTLHYKQIPQVTNFKVVERTS, from the coding sequence ATGGGATATCTGTCATGTAAAGCTGATTCTGCTGTTATAACATGCGATTCATACAAAAAAGAGAAGCCCTTGAAGGTGCAGCAGTTTAGTTACAAAGAGCTGGAGAATGCCACCGGAGGATTCGCTGTTAAAAGTTTGTTAGGAAAAGGCAGCCATGGTTGTGTATACAAAGGTGTTTTGCGAGATGGTAGTGTTGTAGCTATCAAGAAGCCTTCAGTTGGGCTCCGGATCTTACAAGACGATACTGCAGTTGAGAACGAGATTGAAATACTTTCTAAACTACACAGTCCACGGCTTGTTAATCTACTTGGGTTTAGTCATGATACCAAGGAAAAGATCCTAGTTGTAGAGTTTATGTCTAATGGTACACTGCATGATATATTGCATTGTAACCCCGAACCGCCCAGTTGGGCTAGAAGGGTCCACCTTGCTGTACAGACTGCTAAAGCTATCCTAACCTTGCACAGTGCAAATCCCCCTGTAATTCACAGAGATATCAAGGCTTCCAACGTGTTGATTGATGGCAACTGGAACGCCAGGCTTGGGGATTTTGGGCTTGCTCTGAGGGGGAATGTGGAGGATATTAAGCTCAATTCAACCCCTCCAGCCGGCACAATTGGGTACTTGGATCCAGGTTATGTGACTCCTGGAAACCTTAGTACTAAAAATGATGTTTTTAGCTTTGGGATTCTTCTATTAGAAATCATAAGTGGGAGAAATGCTATTGATGTCCAGTACAGCCCCCCTGCTATAGTAGATTGGGCGATGCCTCTTATCAGGCAGAATAATATTCTTGCACTGTATGATCCGAGGTTGAGTCCACCCAAGAATCTGGAATCAGTAAAACAAATGGCTTTCATTGCAGCTCGGTGTATCCGATCCACCAAGGAAAGGAGACCTTCCATGAAAGAGGTTGTGGAGGGGTTGAAAGTAGTGAGTAAGAGTATTCCCCTGCATATTTGGGATGGTCTCTCGAGGCGAAAGAGGAAGCCAAGTGTTAGGCATGAAAAGGGTCATTTAATACAGGGCAATGATAAGCCCTACATGACAATAGAAATGAAACCCTCCGTGAGTCAGATCCCCAAGCCTGTGAAATCCCTGGTGAGAGCATCATCAAGGAGCAGGGTCTCTGACGAGGAAGCAAATCTCGATGTTGGCAAAGAATTTCAAAAATCCAGCAGCGTTTTGAGGCGAGGAAGTGGAAGAAACCTGGTGGATTTGTTTAGTGAAACAGTAGAAACTTCAGAATCAAAACCAATAGATTGGCAGGCTCTTGCAAAGGTGAGAAATCCATCTCTGAGGGTGCCTAATGGAGGTGTCACATTGAGGCAGGCGATGCTTATTAATAGATCACCTGCCTCGCCGGTCATCAGGTCAGGTACCTTGCCAGTTTTTGGTGATAACCACAAGGATACTCTGAGCCAAGCTGTAAGAATTCCTTCTGTTGGACGTGTAAGGAAACCGACTGTTTGCATAGATCCTACTTTGCATTACAAGCAGATACCTCAAGTTACAAATTTCAAGGTTGTGGAGCGAACCAGCTAA